From a region of the Mycobacterium intracellulare ATCC 13950 genome:
- a CDS encoding carbon-nitrogen hydrolase family protein, which translates to MDVIRAAAVQLSPVLYSREGTVEKVVGKIAQLARRDVQFATFPETVIPYYPYFSFVQRPFEMRPEHLRLLDQAVAIPSPAVDAIAEAARAAGMVVSIGVNERDGASLYNTQLLFDADGTLLQRRRKIMPTYHERMVWGQGDGSGLRAVDSAVGRVGQLACYEHFNALARYALIADGEQIHSSMFPGSFGGDLFARQMEISVRNHALESGAFVVNATAWLEADQQAQIMADTDCPIGPISGGHFTAIITPQGEYVGEPLRTGEGDVIADLDLSLINTRKALMDAGGHYSRPETLSLLIDRTPRTQVHESIGPEEVESVCV; encoded by the coding sequence ATGGACGTAATCCGCGCCGCCGCAGTGCAGCTCAGCCCCGTCCTTTACAGTCGCGAGGGCACCGTGGAAAAGGTGGTCGGCAAGATCGCGCAGCTGGCACGCCGCGACGTGCAGTTCGCGACGTTCCCGGAAACGGTGATCCCCTACTACCCGTACTTCTCGTTCGTCCAGCGCCCCTTCGAGATGCGACCGGAGCACCTGCGGCTCCTCGACCAGGCCGTGGCGATCCCGTCGCCGGCGGTCGACGCGATCGCCGAGGCCGCCCGTGCGGCAGGCATGGTCGTATCGATCGGTGTCAACGAGCGCGACGGTGCTTCGCTGTACAACACGCAGTTGTTGTTCGACGCCGACGGCACCCTGCTGCAACGCCGCCGCAAGATCATGCCGACCTACCACGAACGGATGGTCTGGGGCCAGGGCGACGGTAGTGGGCTGCGCGCGGTCGACAGCGCAGTCGGGCGCGTCGGACAGTTGGCGTGCTACGAGCACTTCAATGCGTTGGCCCGCTACGCCTTGATCGCCGACGGCGAGCAGATCCACTCGAGCATGTTCCCCGGATCGTTCGGCGGCGACCTGTTCGCGCGTCAGATGGAGATCAGCGTGCGCAATCACGCGCTCGAGTCGGGCGCCTTCGTCGTCAACGCGACCGCGTGGCTCGAAGCGGATCAGCAGGCGCAGATCATGGCCGACACCGACTGTCCGATCGGACCTATCTCGGGCGGCCACTTCACCGCGATCATCACGCCCCAGGGCGAATACGTGGGTGAGCCGCTGCGCACGGGCGAGGGCGACGTCATCGCTGACCTCGACTTGTCGTTGATCAACACGCGGAAGGCGCTGATGGATGCCGGCGGCCACTACAGCCGGCCCGAAACGCTCAGCCTGCTCATCGATCGCACCCCACGTACCCAGGTACACGAGAGCATCGGACCAGAGGAGGTCGAAAGTGTCTGCGTCTGA
- a CDS encoding DUF302 domain-containing protein, translating to MSASETKFEGIRVRYDSAKSYDALVAALLADIGESPVPVDDITTTTGDWQEYEGRIQNYAGPSGFMLFGTVDHGAWITRAGIDRKALRVILGNPLIAITMLRHDVKAGLFAPVELLVADEGDDGSSVTYVKPSSLMVVEPNPELLSAAEQLDAKLAALAEKVTGGS from the coding sequence GTGTCTGCGTCTGAAACCAAGTTCGAGGGCATTCGGGTGCGCTACGACAGCGCCAAGAGCTATGACGCGCTGGTCGCCGCGCTGCTCGCCGACATCGGAGAAAGCCCGGTGCCGGTCGACGACATTACGACGACGACCGGCGACTGGCAGGAATACGAGGGTCGGATCCAAAATTACGCCGGGCCAAGTGGATTCATGTTATTCGGCACGGTCGACCACGGCGCCTGGATCACCAGGGCCGGCATCGACCGCAAGGCGTTGCGGGTCATCCTCGGCAACCCGCTGATCGCCATCACCATGCTGCGCCACGACGTCAAGGCCGGATTGTTCGCCCCGGTCGAGCTGCTGGTCGCCGACGAGGGCGACGATGGCAGCAGCGTGACCTATGTCAAGCCGTCGTCACTGATGGTCGTCGAGCCCAATCCCGAGTTGCTCAGCGCCGCCGAGCAACTCGACGCCAAGCTGGCGGCACTGGCCGAAAAGGTGACCGGCGGCTCCTGA
- a CDS encoding TetR/AcrR family transcriptional regulator, producing MASARAASPANSAAASVREARRLETRARLFDAALSEISQRGFAAADVSAIAAAAGVVRGTFYFHFPTKEHVLIEVERNEETRIISELGDAKGDLASVLSQVVQHVLRAERRLGDAVFRDMLGLHFSSTRPVEDELTQHPLAQFLVGVIGRAQDEGQVPADADAAELGTFFLTGLFALLSTGAHDEALLSRYVATIVKGMEKR from the coding sequence ATGGCGTCGGCACGCGCAGCATCCCCGGCCAACTCTGCAGCCGCGAGCGTCCGGGAGGCCCGGCGGCTCGAGACGCGGGCGCGCCTGTTCGACGCGGCGTTGTCCGAGATCTCGCAACGCGGGTTCGCCGCCGCCGACGTCAGCGCCATCGCCGCCGCGGCGGGCGTGGTGAGGGGGACGTTCTACTTCCACTTCCCCACCAAGGAGCACGTCCTTATCGAGGTGGAGCGCAACGAGGAGACCCGGATCATCAGCGAACTCGGCGATGCCAAGGGCGATCTGGCCTCCGTGCTGTCACAAGTTGTACAGCACGTTCTGCGTGCCGAACGCCGGCTGGGCGACGCCGTTTTCCGCGACATGCTCGGGTTGCATTTCTCCTCGACCCGTCCGGTCGAAGACGAACTGACGCAGCATCCCCTCGCCCAGTTCCTGGTGGGCGTGATCGGCCGGGCCCAAGACGAGGGACAGGTGCCCGCCGACGCCGACGCGGCGGAACTCGGAACGTTCTTCCTCACCGGGCTTTTCGCGCTGCTGTCCACCGGAGCGCACGACGAAGCGCTGTTGAGCCGTTACGTGGCAACGATTGTCAAGGGGATGGAGAAACGATGA
- a CDS encoding fatty acid desaturase family protein gives MAISDVDVFAHLTDADIENLAVELDAIRQDVEDSRGERDARYIRRTIAAQRALEVTGRLLLAASSRRSAWWAGTVTLGVAKIVENMEIGHNVMHGQWDWMNDPEIHSSTWEWDMSGSSKHWRYTHNFVHHKYTNILGMDDDVGYGLLRVTRDQRWKRFNIFNLVYNTLLALLFEWGVGLQHVELGKIAKRRMDNDEARERVDEFLAKAGRQVFKDYVAFPALTSLSPGATYMSTLKANALANVIRNVWANAVIFCGHFPDGAEKFTKTDMIGETKGQWYLRQMLGSANFEAGPALRFMSGNLCHQIEHHLYPDLPSNRLHEISVRVRQVCDKYDLPYTTGSFLFQYAKTWRTLAKLSLPNKYLRDDADNAPETRSERMFDELEPGFLGTDPATGRRRGLKSAIAAVRGWRRGKRAAVARSVDDGLAA, from the coding sequence ATGGCGATCAGTGACGTCGACGTATTCGCCCATCTGACGGACGCCGATATCGAAAACCTGGCCGTTGAGCTCGATGCCATCCGCCAGGACGTGGAAGACTCGCGCGGCGAGCGGGACGCTCGCTACATCCGCCGCACCATCGCGGCCCAGCGCGCGCTCGAGGTAACCGGCCGGCTGCTGCTGGCCGCCAGCTCGCGGCGCTCGGCCTGGTGGGCGGGGACGGTGACGCTGGGCGTGGCCAAGATCGTCGAGAACATGGAGATCGGCCACAACGTCATGCACGGGCAGTGGGACTGGATGAACGATCCGGAGATTCACTCCTCGACGTGGGAGTGGGACATGAGCGGGTCGTCCAAGCACTGGCGCTACACCCACAACTTCGTGCACCACAAGTACACCAACATCCTCGGGATGGACGACGACGTCGGCTACGGCCTGCTGCGCGTCACCCGCGACCAGCGCTGGAAGCGCTTCAACATCTTCAACCTGGTGTACAACACGCTGCTGGCCCTCCTCTTCGAGTGGGGCGTCGGCCTGCAGCACGTGGAGCTCGGCAAGATCGCCAAGCGACGCATGGACAACGACGAAGCCCGGGAGCGGGTCGACGAGTTCCTGGCCAAGGCCGGGCGGCAGGTGTTCAAGGACTACGTGGCGTTCCCCGCGCTGACCTCGTTGTCACCCGGAGCCACCTACATGTCCACGCTGAAGGCCAACGCACTTGCCAACGTGATTCGAAACGTGTGGGCCAACGCGGTGATCTTCTGCGGCCATTTCCCCGACGGCGCAGAGAAATTCACCAAGACCGACATGATCGGCGAGACCAAGGGGCAGTGGTACCTGCGCCAGATGCTGGGCAGCGCCAACTTCGAGGCGGGCCCCGCCCTGCGCTTCATGAGCGGCAACCTGTGCCACCAGATCGAGCACCACCTGTACCCGGACCTGCCGAGCAACCGGCTGCACGAGATCTCGGTGCGGGTGCGCCAGGTCTGCGACAAGTACGACTTGCCTTACACCACAGGGTCTTTCCTGTTCCAGTACGCGAAGACGTGGCGCACGCTGGCCAAGCTGTCGCTGCCGAACAAGTACTTGCGCGACGACGCCGACAACGCCCCGGAGACCCGCAGCGAGCGGATGTTCGACGAACTCGAGCCGGGTTTCTTGGGTACCGACCCGGCCACCGGCCGCCGCCGCGGTTTGAAGTCCGCGATCGCCGCCGTGCGCGGTTGGCGGCGCGGGAAGCGCGCGGCCGTCGCGCGCAGTGTCGACGACGGCCTCGCCGCCTAG
- a CDS encoding ferredoxin reductase: protein MGKRNPSIAGNVVDTKRPVVAGADRHPGWHALRKLAARITTPLLPDDYLHLANPLWSARELRGRVVQVRRETEDSATLVIKPGWGFNFDYQPGQYIGIGLLMDGRWRWRSYSLTSTPAATPARSGSARTVTITVKAMPEGFLSSHLVAGVEPGTVVRLAAPQGNFVLPDPAPASILFLTAGSGITPVMSMLRTLVRRNQIGDIAHLHSAPTESHVMFRGELAALQADHPGYRLQLRETRTQGRLDLSALDADVPDWRERQTWACGPEGLLTAAERVWSAAGIAERLHLERFAVSKAAPAGAGGTVTFAQSGRTVAADAATSLMDAGESVGVQMPFGCRMGICQSCVVGLVEGHVRDLRTGQEHDPGTRVQTCVSAASGDCVLDI, encoded by the coding sequence CTGGGCAAACGGAACCCATCGATCGCGGGCAACGTCGTCGACACCAAGCGGCCCGTGGTCGCCGGTGCCGACCGGCATCCCGGCTGGCACGCCCTGCGCAAGCTCGCCGCGCGCATCACGACGCCGCTGCTGCCCGACGACTATCTGCACCTGGCCAATCCGCTCTGGTCGGCGCGCGAACTGCGAGGACGCGTCGTGCAGGTGCGTCGCGAGACGGAGGACTCCGCGACCCTGGTCATCAAGCCGGGTTGGGGCTTCAACTTCGACTACCAGCCGGGCCAGTACATCGGCATCGGACTGCTGATGGACGGGCGCTGGCGCTGGCGGTCGTATTCACTGACCTCGACCCCGGCGGCGACGCCCGCGCGCTCCGGTTCGGCGCGCACCGTGACCATCACCGTCAAGGCGATGCCGGAGGGTTTCCTCTCGTCGCACCTGGTGGCCGGCGTGGAACCGGGCACCGTCGTCCGGCTGGCCGCGCCGCAGGGCAACTTCGTCCTGCCCGACCCCGCGCCCGCCTCGATCCTGTTCCTCACCGCCGGCTCCGGGATCACGCCCGTGATGTCGATGTTGCGAACTCTGGTGCGCCGCAACCAAATCGGTGACATCGCCCACCTGCATTCGGCCCCCACGGAATCGCACGTGATGTTTCGCGGCGAGCTGGCCGCGCTGCAGGCCGACCACCCGGGCTATCGGTTGCAGCTGCGCGAGACGCGCACCCAGGGCCGGCTCGACCTGTCCGCGCTGGACGCCGACGTGCCGGACTGGCGCGAGCGCCAAACCTGGGCCTGCGGACCGGAGGGCCTGCTCACCGCGGCCGAGCGCGTGTGGTCGGCCGCGGGCATCGCCGAGCGGTTGCATCTCGAGCGCTTCGCGGTGTCCAAGGCGGCGCCCGCCGGTGCGGGCGGGACGGTCACCTTCGCGCAAAGCGGACGCACCGTCGCCGCCGACGCCGCGACGTCGTTGATGGATGCGGGGGAGAGCGTCGGCGTGCAGATGCCGTTCGGGTGCCGCATGGGTATCTGCCAGTCCTGCGTGGTCGGCCTGGTGGAGGGCCACGTCCGCGACCTGCGGACCGGCCAGGAGCACGACCCGGGGACCCGGGTGCAGACCTGCGTGTCGGCCGCGTCCGGCGATTGCGTGCTCGACATTTAA
- a CDS encoding DUF6912 family protein has protein sequence MTVVYIPATLAMLQQLVADGSLRPVSGTAFALTPKLREAYAAGDDDELADVALREAALASLRLLAGEAPSDSRPPRRAVLAADVDFDASGVTYRPDLDDAVVRLPGAVPIEDVIAAYVDNAGAEEAVARAIEAVDAADLGDEDAELIVGDAQDHDLAWYANQELPFLLELM, from the coding sequence ATGACCGTCGTCTACATCCCCGCCACGCTGGCCATGCTGCAGCAGCTCGTCGCCGACGGCTCGCTGCGTCCGGTCAGCGGCACGGCGTTCGCCCTGACGCCAAAGTTGCGCGAGGCCTACGCCGCGGGCGACGACGACGAGCTCGCCGACGTGGCGCTGCGTGAGGCGGCGCTGGCCTCTCTGCGCCTGCTGGCGGGCGAAGCGCCCTCGGATTCCCGGCCGCCGCGCCGCGCGGTGCTGGCCGCCGACGTCGACTTCGACGCATCCGGGGTCACCTACCGTCCCGACCTCGACGACGCCGTCGTCAGGCTGCCCGGCGCGGTCCCGATCGAGGACGTGATCGCCGCGTACGTCGACAACGCGGGTGCCGAGGAGGCGGTGGCCAGGGCCATCGAGGCCGTCGACGCCGCGGACCTGGGCGACGAGGACGCCGAGCTGATCGTCGGCGACGCGCAAGACCACGACTTGGCCTGGTACGCCAACCAGGAGCTGCCGTTTTTGCTGGAGCTGATGTGA
- a CDS encoding WS/DGAT/MGAT family O-acyltransferase: MVTRLSPPDASFYRLENTATPMYVGSLAILRRPRAGLSYETLLATVEQRLPQIPRYRQKVREVPVGTARPVWIDDADFDITYHVRRSALPSPGSDGQLHELIARLAARPLDKSRPLWEMYLVEGLSKNRLALYTKSHQALINGMAALEINHVISDRTRRPPPAPEDIWIPERDPGNTRLVLGAIGEWLTGPSAQLQAVGSAIGGLVTNYGELVGAGRRAFDFVRNLARGDAPSSPLNATVSRHRRFTVATGSLEDYRAVRARYDCDVNDVVLAVIAGALGNWLMSRGVAVSPTATVRAMAPLSVYDDGDLDASGPGQAISQVMPFLVDLPVGEPNAVVRLSQIAHATESNPTAAQLVDARTIVTLSGFAPPTLHAMGIRVATSFPSFSKRTFNLLITNAPGAQSQMYVAGTKLLETYTVPPLLQNQALAIGVTSYNGMLYYGINADREAMSDVDLLPGLLSQALEELLEASRS; this comes from the coding sequence ATGGTGACCCGGTTGTCCCCGCCGGACGCGTCGTTCTATCGGCTGGAAAACACCGCCACCCCCATGTACGTCGGATCGCTGGCCATCCTGCGCCGTCCGCGGGCCGGGCTGAGTTATGAGACGCTGCTGGCCACCGTCGAGCAGCGGCTGCCCCAGATCCCGCGCTACCGGCAGAAGGTCCGCGAGGTGCCGGTCGGCACGGCCCGGCCGGTGTGGATCGACGACGCCGACTTCGACATCACTTATCACGTGCGGCGCTCGGCGCTGCCCTCGCCGGGCAGCGACGGTCAACTGCACGAACTGATCGCGCGGCTGGCCGCGCGGCCGCTGGACAAGTCGCGGCCGCTCTGGGAGATGTACCTGGTCGAGGGCCTGTCCAAGAACCGGCTCGCCCTCTACACCAAATCGCATCAAGCCCTGATCAACGGGATGGCGGCGCTGGAGATCAACCACGTCATCAGCGACCGGACGAGACGCCCGCCCCCGGCCCCCGAAGACATCTGGATCCCGGAACGCGACCCGGGCAACACCCGGCTGGTGCTGGGTGCGATCGGTGAGTGGCTGACCGGTCCGAGCGCGCAGCTGCAGGCCGTCGGGTCCGCGATCGGCGGCCTGGTGACCAACTACGGCGAGCTCGTCGGCGCCGGGCGCCGGGCGTTCGATTTCGTGCGCAACCTGGCCCGGGGCGACGCGCCCAGCAGCCCGCTCAACGCCACCGTTTCGCGTCATCGCCGGTTCACCGTCGCCACCGGCAGCCTCGAGGACTACCGCGCCGTGCGCGCCCGCTATGACTGCGACGTCAACGACGTGGTGCTCGCGGTGATCGCCGGCGCGCTGGGCAACTGGCTGATGTCGCGTGGGGTGGCGGTGTCGCCGACGGCGACGGTGCGGGCGATGGCGCCGCTGTCGGTGTACGACGACGGCGACCTCGACGCGAGCGGCCCCGGCCAGGCGATCAGCCAGGTCATGCCGTTCCTCGTCGACCTGCCGGTGGGGGAGCCCAACGCCGTGGTGCGGCTCTCGCAGATCGCGCACGCCACCGAGTCCAACCCGACGGCCGCCCAGCTGGTGGACGCCAGGACCATCGTCACGCTGTCGGGGTTCGCCCCGCCCACGCTGCACGCCATGGGAATCCGCGTCGCGACCAGTTTCCCGAGCTTCTCCAAGCGCACGTTCAACCTCCTGATCACCAACGCGCCGGGGGCCCAGTCGCAGATGTACGTCGCCGGCACCAAGTTGCTGGAGACCTACACGGTGCCGCCGCTGCTGCAGAACCAGGCGCTGGCGATCGGGGTGACGTCGTACAACGGCATGCTCTATTACGGCATCAATGCCGACCGCGAGGCCATGAGCGACGTCGACCTGCTGCCGGGACTGCTGAGCCAGGCGCTCGAGGAGCTGCTGGAGGCTTCCCGGTCCTAG
- a CDS encoding Rv3235 family protein, which yields MPVVDYEPETRDVPRTVPSCRPSSRTPLRRRGGHATPRSYTGQLSRAPAPVMSARMRQAATFADAALRRVLEVIDRRRPAAQLHPLLSPSLVDSVVAVGRSVAGRAPGHAGAAVLRRMRLQPAGHRDPDAAAEVFGSYSRGNRVHAIACRVEQVGAASGARWMVVALHIG from the coding sequence ATGCCGGTCGTCGACTACGAACCGGAAACCCGGGATGTGCCGCGCACCGTCCCGTCGTGCCGGCCGTCCTCGCGCACACCGCTACGCCGCCGCGGCGGCCACGCCACGCCCCGGTCCTACACCGGGCAACTCAGCAGAGCGCCGGCGCCGGTCATGTCCGCGCGGATGCGCCAGGCGGCGACCTTCGCCGACGCGGCGCTGCGGCGCGTGCTGGAGGTCATCGACCGGCGCCGCCCGGCCGCCCAGCTGCATCCGTTGCTGTCGCCCAGCCTGGTGGATTCGGTTGTCGCGGTGGGGCGTTCGGTGGCCGGGCGGGCGCCCGGCCACGCGGGTGCCGCCGTGTTGCGGCGCATGCGACTGCAGCCGGCGGGCCACCGGGACCCGGACGCGGCCGCCGAGGTCTTCGGCTCCTACAGCCGCGGGAACCGAGTCCACGCCATCGCCTGCCGGGTGGAGCAGGTGGGCGCGGCGAGCGGCGCCCGGTGGATGGTCGTGGCCCTACACATCGGGTGA
- the mddA gene encoding methanethiol S-methyltransferase, with product MKRFLIVGYGAAAYLLFLAAFLYLVAFLGNFWVPRTVDHGLPAPIGEAVLINIGLLAVFAIQHSVMARPSFKAWWTRIVPSPIERSTYVVLSSAVLVLLYWQWRTMPAVVWDVRPPAGRLALWTLFWLGWAIALAATFMVSHFDLFGLRQVYLAWRGKPYTHIGFHARMLYRLVRHPLMLGFVIVFWAVPTMTAGHLLFSVAMTGYILVATHLEEHDLVEALGEQYRDYRRRVPMLLPLGHRPRRDPAQPAELH from the coding sequence ATGAAGCGATTCTTGATTGTCGGTTACGGCGCCGCCGCTTACCTGCTCTTTCTTGCCGCATTTCTGTACCTCGTGGCGTTCTTGGGAAACTTCTGGGTGCCGCGAACCGTCGATCACGGCCTGCCGGCGCCGATCGGTGAGGCGGTGCTGATCAACATCGGGCTGCTTGCCGTGTTCGCCATCCAGCACAGCGTCATGGCGCGGCCGTCGTTCAAGGCGTGGTGGACGCGGATCGTGCCATCGCCGATCGAGCGCAGCACCTACGTGGTGCTGTCCAGCGCCGTGCTGGTGCTGCTCTACTGGCAATGGCGGACGATGCCGGCCGTCGTCTGGGACGTGCGGCCACCGGCCGGGCGCCTGGCGCTGTGGACGTTGTTCTGGCTCGGCTGGGCCATCGCGCTGGCCGCGACGTTCATGGTCAGCCACTTCGACCTGTTCGGCCTGCGCCAGGTGTATCTGGCGTGGCGCGGAAAACCCTACACGCACATAGGTTTTCACGCCCGGATGCTGTACCGGTTGGTGCGCCACCCGCTCATGCTCGGCTTCGTGATCGTCTTCTGGGCGGTGCCCACGATGACGGCCGGACACCTGCTGTTCTCGGTCGCCATGACGGGCTACATCCTGGTCGCCACCCACCTGGAGGAGCACGACCTGGTGGAGGCGCTGGGTGAGCAGTATCGCGACTACCGTCGCCGGGTGCCGATGTTGCTGCCGCTGGGACACCGCCCGCGGCGCGACCCGGCCCAACCGGCGGAGCTGCATTAG
- a CDS encoding HD domain-containing phosphohydrolase, whose product MPESELPTRAELLAALSVAIDLGLGQPAEHMLRAALIATRLADRLGLCADERDCAYYTTLIMWVGCHADSHEYARWFGDDIAVRHDSYLVDWSGIPYLRFLASNVGRGQPLAHRMAVLATLFANARGHISRLIHSHCASAALLADRIGLSPDVQAALAFAFERYDGGGLPAGARGETIPIQMRIAQLADMVEVHHRTYGVAPGAVAMVSSRRGGQFDPRVADAFLRDADAILAGPPAGDAWAAALGEAPDRHQRLDDASLDALLVALGDFVDLKCPFTLGHSRAVARLAGDAALAAGMDTDAVALTRRAGHVHDLGRIGVSNHIWSRQGPLSASEFERVRLHPYLTVRVLNQVPGLGRLAEVAGNHHECLDGSGYPRGLAGPALHMPDRILAVAVCYQSAREPRPYREPMSAGAAARRLRGRAQAGELDAVAVEAVLHAAGQPAQRPNLRPDRLTPREVEVLCLVARGASNKEIAASLVISEKTARNHVERTYAKIGVSNRIGASMYALRHGLVNPVPS is encoded by the coding sequence ATGCCAGAGTCCGAACTACCGACGCGGGCGGAGCTGCTCGCGGCGTTGTCGGTGGCGATCGATCTCGGCCTCGGCCAACCCGCCGAGCACATGCTGCGCGCGGCGCTCATCGCGACCCGGCTCGCCGACCGGCTCGGGCTGTGTGCCGACGAGCGCGACTGCGCCTACTACACCACGCTGATCATGTGGGTCGGCTGCCACGCGGACTCCCACGAATACGCGCGCTGGTTCGGCGACGACATCGCCGTCCGCCACGATTCTTATCTGGTCGACTGGTCCGGGATCCCGTACCTGCGCTTCCTGGCGAGCAACGTCGGCCGCGGCCAGCCCCTCGCGCATCGAATGGCCGTGCTGGCAACGCTTTTCGCCAACGCGCGCGGTCACATCTCCCGGCTGATCCACTCGCACTGCGCGTCGGCGGCGCTGCTGGCCGACCGGATCGGGTTGAGTCCCGACGTGCAGGCCGCGCTCGCGTTCGCCTTCGAGCGCTACGACGGCGGCGGGCTGCCCGCGGGAGCGCGGGGGGAGACCATCCCCATCCAGATGCGCATCGCGCAGCTCGCCGACATGGTCGAGGTTCATCACCGCACGTACGGCGTCGCCCCCGGCGCCGTGGCCATGGTGAGCAGCCGGCGCGGCGGGCAGTTCGATCCCCGGGTCGCCGACGCGTTCCTGCGCGACGCCGACGCGATCCTGGCCGGACCGCCCGCAGGCGATGCGTGGGCGGCGGCGCTGGGTGAGGCGCCCGATCGCCATCAGCGGCTTGACGATGCGTCGCTGGACGCGTTGCTCGTCGCGCTGGGCGACTTCGTCGACCTGAAATGCCCGTTCACTCTTGGGCATTCGCGCGCGGTGGCCCGGCTCGCGGGCGACGCCGCGCTGGCCGCCGGAATGGACACGGACGCGGTGGCGCTGACCCGGCGCGCGGGCCACGTCCATGACCTCGGCCGCATCGGGGTGTCGAATCACATCTGGTCGCGGCAAGGCCCGTTGAGCGCATCGGAATTCGAGCGGGTACGGCTGCACCCGTATCTGACGGTGCGCGTCCTCAACCAGGTCCCCGGCCTGGGCCGGCTGGCCGAGGTCGCCGGCAATCACCACGAATGCCTCGACGGCTCGGGATATCCGCGTGGGCTGGCCGGGCCCGCGCTGCACATGCCGGATCGCATCCTGGCCGTCGCCGTCTGTTACCAGTCCGCCCGCGAGCCGAGGCCGTACCGGGAGCCGATGTCGGCCGGCGCGGCGGCCCGCCGGCTGCGCGGGCGTGCGCAGGCCGGGGAACTCGACGCGGTCGCGGTCGAAGCGGTGTTGCACGCGGCCGGACAACCCGCGCAACGACCGAACCTGCGGCCGGACCGGCTGACCCCCAGGGAGGTCGAGGTGCTGTGCCTGGTCGCCCGCGGCGCGTCCAACAAGGAGATCGCGGCGTCGCTGGTGATCAGCGAGAAAACGGCCCGCAATCACGTCGAGCGGACGTACGCCAAGATCGGCGTTTCGAACCGCATCGGCGCCAGCATGTACGCGCTGCGGCACGGCCTGGTGAACCCGGTGCCCAGCTAA